One window of uncultured Trichococcus sp. genomic DNA carries:
- a CDS encoding HAD family phosphatase: MRKKAVIFDMDGLMFDTETLGYQAQGELAEELALPIAFDFDYYLKQVGRSDKDVMPELASDFGDAELAERFLRKMKKRQTDIASEQGLPIKKGLYDLLAFLKEVGVVCVVASSSRRREVSFYLELADISQYFRYQVCGDEVSFAKPDPEIFLSAWKPLGIPKEDCLILEDSLNGIRAAYDAGIEVIMIPDLIVPDEEAKAKTTAILPDLHAVMDWLKEN, translated from the coding sequence ATGCGTAAAAAAGCGGTCATTTTTGATATGGATGGACTGATGTTCGATACGGAAACGTTGGGCTACCAGGCACAGGGCGAATTGGCGGAAGAGCTGGCCTTGCCGATAGCGTTCGATTTCGACTATTACCTGAAACAAGTAGGCCGATCCGATAAAGATGTGATGCCCGAATTGGCATCCGACTTTGGTGATGCAGAACTGGCGGAACGATTCCTGAGAAAAATGAAGAAGAGACAGACTGACATCGCCTCTGAGCAAGGGCTTCCGATCAAAAAAGGCCTTTATGATCTGCTGGCCTTTCTGAAGGAGGTAGGTGTGGTGTGTGTCGTTGCTTCCAGCAGCCGAAGGAGAGAGGTCAGTTTTTACCTCGAATTGGCTGATATTTCGCAGTATTTCCGCTACCAAGTCTGCGGGGATGAAGTATCCTTCGCCAAGCCGGATCCGGAAATTTTCCTCAGCGCCTGGAAACCACTCGGCATTCCGAAAGAGGACTGTCTGATCCTGGAAGATTCGCTTAATGGCATCCGCGCGGCCTATGATGCGGGCATCGAAGTCATCATGATCCCGGATCTGATCGTTCCCGATGAAGAAGCGAAAGCAAAAACGACGGCCATTTTGCCGGACCTGCATGCGGTCATGGATTGGCTGAAAGAGAATTAA
- the radC gene encoding DNA repair protein RadC, with protein MVQETNLLMEVPKASRPRERLDQYGEKALATHELLAIILRTGPRDSNVMQLALRVLNEFEDLHSLKMASLEELTAIHGIGRTKAIEIKACVELGVRVANATQLKSGTITSTQSAGTLLQKEMRDLQQEHVVAVYLNTKNEIIKKKTIFIGSLNSSVAHPREIFREAVRFAAARIILAHNHRETRSQLKRLRTLPELS; from the coding sequence ATGGTGCAAGAAACAAATCTGCTGATGGAGGTTCCCAAAGCATCGCGCCCGCGTGAAAGATTGGATCAATACGGAGAAAAAGCCTTGGCGACGCATGAATTATTGGCGATCATTCTGCGGACGGGACCCAGGGACAGCAACGTCATGCAGTTGGCGTTACGGGTGCTGAATGAGTTCGAAGATCTGCATTCCTTGAAGATGGCCTCGCTGGAAGAGTTGACTGCGATCCACGGAATCGGCCGAACCAAAGCGATCGAAATCAAGGCCTGTGTCGAATTGGGAGTCCGCGTAGCCAATGCGACGCAGTTGAAGAGCGGAACGATCACCTCTACGCAAAGCGCAGGAACACTTTTGCAGAAAGAGATGCGCGATCTCCAACAAGAGCACGTGGTGGCTGTCTATCTGAACACAAAGAACGAAATCATCAAGAAGAAGACGATTTTCATCGGCAGTCTGAACAGTTCGGTCGCGCATCCGCGCGAGATTTTTCGTGAGGCGGTAAGGTTTGCAGCGGCGCGGATCATCCTCGCACACAACCATCGTGAGACACGTTCGCAATTGAAAAGATTGCGCACACTGCCCGAATTGTCCTAA
- the ltrA gene encoding group II intron reverse transcriptase/maturase, with protein sequence MKNTRLRHAEYYGMTETFDSLYARSKTNENFSNLMPIIASDDNILLAYRNIKRNNGSATPGVDKVTIKDIEKMSQSDFLEVVKRRFNHYCPRKVRRKEIPKANGKTRPLGIPSMWDRVAQQCILQVLEPICEAKFNKNSFGFRPNKSAENAISQCAGRINRSKMQYVVDIDIKGFFDEVNHTKLMKQIWTFGIHDKQLLVIMRKMLKAPILLPDGKTIHPTKGTPQGGILSPLLANINLNEFDWWIANQWENFECKNITDYYNKKTGLLSRQYRYRKLRETSNLKEMYIVRYADDFKIFTTTRANAEKIFIASKMWLEERLSLPISEEKSKITNLKKKSSEFLGFELKMERKGYDRMGRKNFVCQSHICEKAKKRIKKQLKDQIKLMQKTPDGTELTKNMVIYNSMVIGIHNYYQIATQVNDDLMPIQYQLTQVEKHRLKHLALRKTTSYKIKDKGIQPYLKSKMTRYIKGYPIIPIGFIKTRTALLPKNGICKFTTEGRKLMHKELTTVSEVQIQWLRKHPVINKRATVEFNDNRISLFVAQNGKCGVSGEELFLTEFHCHHKIPWDKSKDDRYSNLILVTDNVHRLIHAAKEETIANYLEITKLNSEQIIKLNKLRKLVENKEVQTGTN encoded by the coding sequence ATGAAAAATACAAGGCTACGGCATGCCGAATATTATGGTATGACTGAAACCTTCGACTCACTTTATGCTCGAAGTAAAACAAATGAAAACTTCAGCAATCTGATGCCAATCATCGCTTCTGATGACAACATTCTCTTAGCTTACAGAAATATCAAGCGAAACAATGGGAGTGCAACACCAGGTGTTGATAAAGTAACCATTAAGGACATCGAAAAGATGAGTCAATCCGATTTTCTTGAAGTTGTAAAAAGAAGATTCAATCACTATTGTCCTCGTAAGGTACGCAGAAAAGAGATTCCCAAAGCAAATGGGAAAACTAGACCACTTGGAATTCCGTCAATGTGGGATAGAGTTGCTCAGCAATGTATCTTACAAGTCTTGGAACCAATTTGTGAAGCAAAATTTAATAAAAATAGCTTCGGATTCCGACCGAACAAATCTGCTGAAAATGCAATCTCACAATGTGCGGGAAGAATAAATAGATCCAAGATGCAGTATGTAGTTGATATTGATATCAAGGGATTCTTTGATGAAGTCAATCATACGAAACTGATGAAACAAATCTGGACTTTTGGCATACATGACAAGCAGTTGCTTGTGATAATGCGCAAAATGTTGAAAGCTCCCATTCTACTTCCGGACGGAAAAACAATTCATCCGACAAAAGGCACTCCCCAAGGTGGAATACTATCACCCCTATTAGCCAATATTAATCTGAATGAATTCGATTGGTGGATAGCGAATCAATGGGAAAACTTTGAGTGCAAAAATATTACGGATTATTACAACAAGAAAACGGGACTTCTGTCCCGTCAGTATCGTTACCGTAAACTTCGCGAAACTTCAAATTTGAAGGAAATGTATATCGTAAGATATGCAGATGATTTCAAAATATTTACCACAACGAGAGCGAATGCAGAGAAAATCTTCATTGCAAGCAAAATGTGGTTGGAAGAACGTCTATCATTACCCATTTCAGAAGAGAAATCAAAAATCACGAACCTCAAAAAGAAAAGTAGTGAATTCTTAGGTTTCGAACTAAAAATGGAACGAAAAGGCTATGACCGAATGGGAAGAAAAAATTTCGTGTGTCAATCACATATCTGTGAAAAGGCAAAGAAACGAATCAAAAAGCAACTGAAAGATCAAATCAAATTAATGCAGAAAACACCCGATGGAACAGAATTGACTAAAAACATGGTCATTTACAACAGTATGGTGATAGGGATTCATAACTATTACCAAATCGCAACACAAGTAAATGATGATCTTATGCCAATTCAATATCAACTGACACAAGTTGAAAAACATCGCCTAAAACATCTTGCATTAAGAAAAACGACTAGCTATAAAATCAAAGATAAGGGAATTCAGCCCTATCTCAAATCCAAAATGACGAGATATATCAAAGGCTATCCTATTATCCCTATTGGTTTTATCAAAACAAGAACAGCACTACTTCCGAAAAATGGCATATGCAAATTCACTACCGAGGGTAGGAAGCTAATGCATAAGGAGCTCACGACCGTTTCAGAAGTCCAAATACAATGGTTACGAAAACACCCAGTAATCAATAAACGTGCGACCGTTGAGTTTAACGACAATCGAATATCACTTTTCGTAGCGCAAAATGGAAAATGCGGTGTAAGCGGTGAAGAACTTTTCCTCACTGAGTTTCATTGCCACCATAAAATTCCATGGGACAAATCGAAAGATGATAGATATTCTAATCTAATTCTGGTAACTGACAATGTGCATAGACTCATTCATGCCGCAAAAGAAGAAACCATAGCCAACTATTTAGAAATCACAAAGCTGAATAGCGAGCAAATCATTAAACTCAACAAGTTAAGAAAGCTAGTCGAAAACAAAGAAGTACAAACAGGAACGAATTAA
- a CDS encoding cold-shock protein yields the protein MEKGTVKWFNAEKGFGFIERESGDDVFVHFSAILGDGFKSLEEGQAVSFEIVEGNRGAQAANVEKI from the coding sequence ATGGAAAAAGGAACAGTAAAATGGTTTAACGCAGAAAAAGGCTTTGGATTTATCGAACGCGAAAGCGGAGATGACGTATTCGTACATTTCTCAGCTATCTTAGGTGACGGATTCAAGTCATTGGAAGAAGGACAAGCCGTTTCATTCGAAATCGTTGAGGGTAACCGTGGAGCGCAAGCTGCTAACGTTGAAAAAATCTAA
- a CDS encoding rod shape-determining protein: MNFKGKNIGIDLGTANTIVFIAGKGIVIREPSVVAKNIHTGEILSVGEEAFQMLGRTPGTIVASRPMKEGVIADYDTTVAMMKYFIKKATGNAFIKPYVMVCVPSGVTEVEKRAVLDATRTAGAKEAFIIEEPFAAAVGAGLPVHAPTGNMVVDIGGGTTDVATISLGGIVTSRSSTAGGDRMDEAIIQFIRKKYGLLIGERTAEDIKITIGCADIEKAASYGSMEIRGRDMVNGLPKTLEIHAKDVAVAIHDVVENIILSVREVLEETPPEISADVIDHGIVLTGGGALLKNIAEVISAEAEVPVFIANDPLDCVSIGTGETLKNINVYKRKNFRQ; encoded by the coding sequence TTGAATTTTAAGGGTAAGAACATCGGAATTGATTTAGGTACGGCCAATACGATCGTCTTCATAGCAGGCAAGGGCATTGTGATCAGAGAACCTTCTGTCGTCGCCAAAAATATCCATACGGGAGAAATTCTGTCCGTTGGGGAAGAGGCTTTCCAGATGCTCGGCAGGACACCCGGCACCATCGTGGCATCCCGACCGATGAAAGAAGGCGTCATTGCGGATTATGATACAACTGTCGCAATGATGAAATATTTCATCAAAAAAGCGACTGGAAATGCATTCATCAAACCATACGTGATGGTTTGCGTACCGAGTGGTGTGACGGAAGTCGAGAAGCGAGCAGTTCTTGATGCTACCCGGACAGCCGGCGCCAAAGAAGCTTTCATCATTGAAGAGCCTTTCGCTGCCGCGGTGGGTGCGGGTCTTCCGGTGCACGCGCCTACAGGCAACATGGTGGTGGACATCGGTGGCGGGACGACCGATGTGGCGACCATTTCGCTCGGAGGAATCGTTACGAGCCGCTCCAGTACAGCTGGTGGGGATCGCATGGATGAGGCGATCATTCAATTCATACGCAAAAAGTACGGTCTGTTGATCGGCGAACGGACTGCTGAAGATATCAAAATAACGATCGGCTGTGCCGATATCGAAAAGGCGGCTTCCTACGGCTCGATGGAAATAAGGGGCCGGGATATGGTGAACGGCCTGCCCAAGACTTTGGAGATCCATGCCAAGGATGTGGCGGTTGCGATCCATGATGTGGTCGAGAACATCATCCTTTCCGTGAGGGAAGTGCTGGAAGAGACCCCTCCCGAAATATCGGCTGACGTCATCGATCATGGCATCGTTCTTACAGGCGGCGGCGCTCTTCTGAAGAACATCGCTGAAGTCATTTCGGCGGAAGCGGAAGTCCCTGTATTCATCGCCAACGATCCATTGGATTGCGTCTCGATCGGAACAGGTGAAACATTGAAGAATATTAACGTGTACAAGCGTAAAAATTTTAGACAGTAA
- the mreC gene encoding rod shape-determining protein MreC yields MNQFFNNKKLIILLISVITFISLIAYSLTNNREDTSLPQQVGNDVTGSIARIFSKPAEVVANFVDSVDNLMNTYEENQSLKSKIDTVYELQVKVYNLEQENVRMQEELELKSTLSEYEQINASVVARNPDSWLNQIVIDKGSQDGVAVDMSVMAGNGLIGRVSEVNSTSAKVLLLTTSNDTTNRVSAEIQTESGPVHGIVNGYDENTKMLSMSQIAPDAVINPGDSVATSGLGGVSPSALLIGTVKEVSMDSYGLFKQVTIEPAGEVYNIRFVTVIKRLSGSGE; encoded by the coding sequence GTGAATCAGTTTTTTAACAATAAAAAATTGATTATCCTATTGATCAGTGTAATCACCTTTATCAGCTTGATAGCATATTCTCTCACCAACAACAGAGAAGATACATCGCTACCGCAACAAGTGGGGAACGATGTGACAGGCTCCATTGCGAGAATATTTTCTAAACCGGCGGAAGTAGTGGCGAATTTTGTTGATTCAGTCGATAACCTGATGAATACGTATGAAGAAAACCAATCTTTAAAAAGTAAAATTGATACCGTTTATGAACTGCAAGTGAAAGTCTACAATCTGGAGCAAGAAAATGTACGGATGCAGGAAGAGCTTGAATTAAAGAGCACTTTATCGGAATATGAACAGATCAATGCTTCTGTGGTAGCCCGGAACCCGGATAGTTGGCTGAACCAGATCGTCATCGACAAAGGCTCGCAGGATGGTGTAGCGGTCGACATGTCGGTGATGGCCGGGAACGGTCTGATCGGCCGAGTATCCGAAGTCAATTCCACCAGCGCGAAAGTCCTCTTGTTGACCACTTCAAACGACACGACTAACCGCGTGTCAGCTGAAATCCAGACAGAATCCGGGCCTGTTCATGGCATCGTGAATGGCTATGATGAGAATACGAAGATGCTCTCCATGTCCCAGATTGCCCCAGATGCGGTGATCAATCCTGGCGACAGCGTGGCGACATCCGGATTGGGCGGTGTTTCGCCGAGCGCCTTGCTGATCGGCACCGTCAAAGAAGTATCCATGGACAGCTACGGTCTCTTCAAACAGGTGACAATCGAGCCGGCCGGAGAGGTTTACAATATCCGGTTCGTGACGGTCATCAAACGGCTGAGCGGGAGTGGTGAGTAA
- the mreD gene encoding rod shape-determining protein MreD: MVQNRSLHHTYFIPVMLYLLLILDGFLINAFPGQFVSEEYILVPHLALFGFVLFSYYFPKQPMQLYAILFGLLFDSYYSGILGIYAVAFSVIVYFVKKMQKYLTENVFVLALLFILAIVMVDSFVFGFYSLMDITQLDFSAFASGRLGPTIVLNIVLFIVIYYPLFKLVSWMYD, encoded by the coding sequence ATGGTGCAGAATAGATCTTTGCATCACACTTATTTCATCCCGGTGATGCTTTACTTGCTTTTGATCTTGGACGGCTTTTTGATCAACGCCTTTCCGGGGCAGTTTGTCAGTGAAGAGTATATCCTTGTGCCGCACTTGGCGCTGTTCGGGTTCGTGCTTTTTTCCTACTATTTCCCGAAGCAGCCGATGCAGTTGTACGCGATTCTGTTCGGTCTGTTGTTCGACAGTTATTATAGCGGCATTCTGGGTATTTATGCTGTCGCTTTTTCGGTGATTGTGTACTTCGTGAAGAAAATGCAGAAATACCTGACGGAAAACGTCTTCGTGTTGGCCTTGTTGTTCATCCTGGCAATCGTCATGGTGGATTCATTCGTTTTTGGCTTTTACAGTTTGATGGACATTACGCAGCTTGATTTCAGCGCATTCGCTTCAGGGCGTTTAGGACCGACCATTGTGTTGAATATTGTACTGTTCATTGTAATTTATTATCCATTGTTTAAGCTTGTATCGTGGATGTATGATTAA
- a CDS encoding amino acid ABC transporter substrate-binding protein: MKKLALMLLASTSLLAACGGGAAEDSSATGSEDSGIKETLVMGLDDTFAPMGFKDESGEIVGFDVDLAKEVAERLDVEITFQPIDWAMKETELASGNIDMIWNGYTITEERKEKVLFTEPYLNNSQIIVTMADSAIETKADLAGKVVATQQGSAAFDAINADETGIAAEFDGGAPILYPTFNDVFNDLESGRSDAIVVDEVLGRYTMKLKGEEKYAVLADNFGEEEYGVGVRKEDTALKEAIDAAMNDMREDGTYDEIYATWFAE, translated from the coding sequence ATGAAAAAATTAGCATTAATGTTGTTGGCGTCTACAAGTTTATTGGCTGCATGCGGTGGAGGAGCTGCTGAGGATTCTTCTGCAACCGGATCGGAAGATTCAGGGATCAAAGAAACACTGGTGATGGGGTTGGACGATACTTTTGCACCGATGGGCTTTAAGGATGAAAGCGGCGAAATCGTCGGTTTCGATGTCGACTTGGCGAAAGAGGTTGCGGAACGCTTGGATGTGGAAATCACTTTCCAACCGATTGATTGGGCAATGAAGGAAACCGAATTGGCTTCAGGGAACATCGACATGATCTGGAATGGCTATACGATCACGGAAGAGCGCAAAGAGAAAGTGCTTTTCACAGAACCTTATCTGAACAACAGCCAAATCATCGTCACAATGGCGGACAGTGCCATCGAAACGAAAGCTGATTTGGCTGGGAAAGTCGTCGCGACGCAACAAGGATCTGCAGCATTCGATGCCATCAATGCCGACGAAACGGGAATTGCTGCTGAGTTTGATGGGGGCGCGCCGATTTTGTACCCTACCTTCAACGACGTGTTCAATGATCTGGAAAGCGGCCGCAGTGATGCAATCGTCGTTGACGAAGTGTTGGGCCGTTACACAATGAAACTAAAAGGTGAGGAAAAGTATGCCGTTCTTGCCGATAATTTTGGCGAGGAAGAATATGGCGTGGGTGTCCGCAAGGAAGATACCGCACTGAAAGAAGCAATCGATGCAGCGATGAATGACATGCGTGAAGATGGAACTTACGATGAAATCTACGCAACATGGTTCGCTGAATAA